A DNA window from Hordeum vulgare subsp. vulgare chromosome 1H, MorexV3_pseudomolecules_assembly, whole genome shotgun sequence contains the following coding sequences:
- the LOC123445201 gene encoding uncharacterized protein LOC123445201 produces the protein MRLPSPSLLLQCLTGLLSHEKAAAHCIDIVPGRDQSCLSSPAAEMVPSQDVQPYKYAGNNIEMHGMNIFKGKFSVVDIVGLSRSDLAATKGQDKSNSPTSYIIVLTSITWKGEDLDLSFALGPLKCCQSSLELVNILKNEICDGLLAFRSKRVLELYIYLMQLSCGYGLPGIFSCLKVSAFSAGSR, from the exons ATGCGGTTGCCATCGCCGTCGCTGCTCTTGCAGTGCCTGACCGGCTTACTGTCTCATGAAAAGGCCGCAGCTCACTGCATCGACATCGTGCCCGGGAGGGATCAGTCCTGCCTATCGTCaccggccgccgagatggtccCATCACAG GATGTTCAGCCGTACAAGTATGCGGGCAACAATATTGAGATGCACGGCATGAATATATTCAAG GGGAAGTTCAGTGTTGTTGATATTGTGGGACTATCTAGATCAGATCTTGCAGCTACAAAAGGCCAAGACAAGAGTAATAGCCCTACCAGTTATATCATTGTATTAACGagtat TACTTGGAAAGGCGAGGATCTGGATTTATCTTTTGCACTAGGGCCCTTGAAATGCTGTCAGAGTTCACTTGAGCTAGTAAATATTCTCAAGAATGAGATCTGTGATGGGCTACTGGCATTCAGAAGCAAACGTGTTTTAGAG TTATATATTTATCTGATGCAGCTGAGCTGCGGGTATGGGCTTCCTGGGATATTTTCTTGCCTGAAG GTCAGTGCTTTTTCGGCCGGATCTCGTTGA